From a region of the Triticum aestivum cultivar Chinese Spring chromosome 7D, IWGSC CS RefSeq v2.1, whole genome shotgun sequence genome:
- the LOC123170414 gene encoding uncharacterized protein isoform X4 — translation MDHQGCITEIELENMLFDEDLEPIALPYSLLKKITDDFSDKLEVGRGGFAVVYKAILDNGVVAVKRLSNTYMYEEKFQGEIECLMKAKHKNIVRFLGYCSDTQGNMESYNGKWVMADVQQRLLCFEYLPKGSLDGHITDLFGEIEWRKRYNIIKGVCEGLNYLHQKNIMHLDLKPGNILLDEDMMPKITDFGLSRCFEEDQTRVITKNVAGTMGYLAPECYCGEKIAITHKFDLYSLGVIIIEILTGKKGYQIAIENVLEIWSNMMLDALQWEQLRVCARIGIECTDLDPGKRPASMKHIVDALAQTECSTHLSPADKHVAFRLTDKSMESSFIRLPLYGIVPPNTPFTLIITTQEKEELPQKYIIDVILHNATLILEDDEYINTFQSQPDNFFREMGNAVQEVKLKALYTLPRHITPSLSKLISPTIKIILQMKSHNKYDEHMYALDTNQARQWIIIGDSNGYVGFWDYHAQRKIDSLKVSATHAITCVKFIEREHWIVAGTEYGDIQVYDYEKKKMITSFRVGGGGPGELLSMAVHPNKPYLLSAGWQLKLWDWDKDWECVHTFGDNFHSAYQVAVNPNNTIATASVDLEGDTVKIWSLDSPKSNYALSGHSGRVTCLDYFTCHDQEFLVTGSDDQTAKIWYLQKKICVYTLEAFISPVMSVLYHTNLQTLIIGSEDGAIYLWSTANCSLLAEKRPHRISIRPPRLTRIINIGCVGAVYHLACAMGSVAIAKGNTVAIMDINNVDYQEQSTYCNKQPLGADTRQHAEDRASKQEVSGSINMLPILDIHPLELCFPYHPNEPISCSLELRNNTDENVAFRLVDKSGKSPWCFTKLPLYGIVPRRSTCNLIVTTKEEMKLKEKKDFNLVIQSSLLRDKYTMVFQNHSECDLFFEEAKEFGNMVHEVILKAVYLRYEETPSKEHNISVKYNPDDLRSIDAHQTEPWILTGHRSGYARLWNHEYLMDSFKVSGDEVSIVKFIARKKWIVVVTAYYLHVYDYACVTKIEKIQRVGPTGYSTDSPILAVHPTLPSVLSMFYTNIVVLDIDLGWKRTQKISIHDDVKRGGKKEHVKTALSFNPGDHNRFVVGFKRGEVQVWRLDSLRDPEYSLLGHYGNVTCLDFIRRGDQHYLVSGSTDCTAKIWDLQKRECICTLPAMSPVLCVFAHPNLPLLITGTNHGIIHVWSTTDFRLMRTINLGGGGHVVGLACLMGSQRIVIGQEKAISIMDICDDDGLRPMLVTPRRQHAENELTQAKAEHRETEEHGQTKEMRLACRAWVLARRVEGGH, via the exons ATGGATCACCAAGGTTGTATAACAGAAATTGAGCTGGAAAACATGTTGTTCGATGAAGATTTAGAGCCCATCGCCCTGCCATACTCACTTTTGAAGAAAATCACAGATGATTTTTCTGATAAGTTGGAAGTTGGAAGAGGTGGCTTCGCGGTGGTTTATAAG GCAATACTTGATAATGGTGTTGTTGCCGTAAAGAGACTGTCCAATACGTACATGTACGAGGAAAAATTTCAAGGAGAGATTGAGTGTCTCATGAAGGCGAAGCACAAGAATATTGTACGATTTCTAGGATATTGTTCTGACACACAAGGAAATATGGAAAGCTACAATGGGAAATGGGTTATGGCAGATGTACAACAAAGATTGCTCTGCTTTGAATATCTGCCTAAAGGAAGTCTTGATGGTCATATAACTG ATTTATTTGGAGAAATTGAATGGAGAAAGCGCTACAATATAATAAAGGGGGTATGTGAGGGGTTAAATTATCTTCACCAAAAAAATATTATGCACTTAGACTTGAAACCCGGAAATATATTGTTGGATGAGGATATGATGCCGAAAATTACTGACTTCGGACTATCAAGGTGTTTTGAGGAAGACCAAACACGGGTCATTACTAAAAATGTGGCTGGAACTAT GGGATATTTGGCACCAGAATGCTATTGCGGTGAAAAAATTGCAATCACACACAAGTTTGACTTGTATAGTCTTGGTGTTATAATTATAGAGATATTGACTGGAAAGAAGGGATATCAGATTGCTATTGAGAAT GTACTTGAAATTTGGAGTAATATGATGTTGGATGCACTGCAGTGGGAACAATTACGAGTATGTGCTAGGATTGGGATAGAGTGCACAGATCTCGATCCAGGGAAGAGACCAGCTAGTATGAAGCACATAGTTGATGCGCTCGCGCAAACAGAATGCAGTACGCATTTAAGCCCTGCAG ATAAACATGTTGCATTTAGGCTTACGGACAAGAGCATGGAGTCCTCCTTCATAAGGCTGCCGTTGTATGGCATTGTCCCACCTAACACCCCTTTCACTCTCATCATTACAACCCAAGAGAAAGAAGAGCTACCACAAAAGTATATCATAGATGTGATCCTCCACAATGCTACATTGATATTGGAGGATGATGAGTATATAAACACTTTCCAAAGCCAGCCAGACAATTTTTTCCGTGAGATGGGGAATGCAGTGCAGGAGGTGAAGCTAAAAGCACTTTATACTCTGCCACGACACATCACACCATCGTTATCTAAG CTAATCTCTCCCACAATCAAG ATAATCTTACAAATGAAAAGTCACAACAAATATGACGAACACATGTATGCCTTGGACACGAACCAGGCCAGACAATG GATAATAATCGGAGATAGCAATGGATATGTTGGCTTTTGGGACTATCATGCACAG AGAAAAATAGATTCGCTTAAAGTCTCAGCAACACACG CAATTACGTGTGTTAAATTTATTGAAAGAGAGCACTGGATTGTTGCTGGGACAGAGTATGGTGACATCCAAGTGTACGACTATGAAAAAAAGAAGATGATCACAAGTTTCAGAGTTGGTGGCGGTGGACCAGGAGAACTCCTGTCAATGGCCGTTCATCCAAACAAGCCGTATTTGCTGTCTGCGGGTTGGCAGCTGAAACTTTGGGACTGGGACAAAGATTGGGAGTGTGTACACACATTTGGAGATAACTTCCATTCAGCATACCAAGTTGCAGTTAACCCAAATAACACCATTGCTACTGCTTCAGTAGATTTAGAGGGAGACACTGTGAAG ATTTGGAGTCTTGATTCTCCCAAATCCAACTATGCTTTGTCTGGGCATTCGGGTAGAGTGACCTGCTTGGATTACTTCACATGCCATGATCAAGAATTTTTGGTTACAGGCTCTGATGATCAGACTGCCAAG ATATGGTATTTGCAGAAGAAGATATGTGTGTATACGCTTGAAGCTTTCATATCTCCAGTTATGTCTGTCCTGTACCATACCAATCTTCAGACTTTAATTATAGGCTCAGAAGATGGTGCTATTTATTTGTGGAGTACCGCAAATTGCAG TCTACTTGCTGAAAAAAGACCCCATAGGATATCTATACGCCCCCCGAGGCTTACAAGAATCATCAATATTGGTTGTGTTGGAGCTGTCTACCATCTCGCATGTGCTATGGGAAG CGTTGCAATCGCAAAAGGAAACACCGTAGCAATTATGGATATCAATAATGTGGATTATCAAGAGCAATCAACATATTGCAATAAGCAGCCGTTAGGTGCCGATACGAGACAACATGCTGAAGACAGAGCGTCTAAG CAGGAAGTTTCAGGGTCCATCAACATGCTACCTATACTTGACATCCACCCGCTGGAACTCTGTTTCCCCTATCATCCGAATGAGCCCATCTCATGCTCACTGGAACTAAGAAACAACACCGATGAAAATGTGGCATTTAGACTTGTAGACAAGAGCGGAAAGTCTCCATGGTGCTTCACAAAGCTACCATTGTACGGTATTGTGCCTCGCAGATCCACATGCAATTTGATTGTGACAACGAAAGAGGAGATGAAGCTAAAGGAAAAGAAAGACTTCAATCTCGTTATTCAGAGCAGTTTACTGAGAGATAAGTACACCATGGTATTCCAAAACCATTCTGAGTGTGATCTTTTCTTCGAGGAAGCCAAAGAGTTTGGGAATATGGTACATGAGGTAATACTGAAAGCTGTTTATCTGCGGTATGAAGAGACCCCATCTAAG GAGCATAATATATCGGTGAAGTATAATCCTGACGATTTGCGATCCATAGATGCACACCAAACAGAGCCTTG GATTTTAACAGGTCATAGAAGTGGATATGCCCGTCTATGGAACCATGAG TACCTGATGGATTCGTTTAAAGTCTCGGGCGATGAAG TAAGCATCGTCAAGTTTATTGCAAGAAAGAAATGGATTGTAGTTGTGACGGCATATTACCTGCATGTGTACGACTATGCGTGTGTAACCAAAATAGAAAAGATTCAGCGAGTGGGACCTACTGGTTACTCGACCGACAGTCCAATACTAGCAGTTCATCCAACTCTCCCATCTGTGTTGTCAATGTTCTATACAAATATAGTGGTTTTAGACATAGACCTGGGCTGGAAGAGGACACAAAAGATTTCGATTCACGATGAT GTGAAAAGAGGAGGTAAGAAGGAGCATGTTAAGACTGCTCTCTCATTTAACCCAGGGGACCACAACCGGTTCGTAGTTGGGTTTAAACGTGGCGAAGTACAG GTTTGGAGACTTGATTCTCTTCGTGACCCTGAATATTCTTTGCTTGGGCATTATGGTAATGTGACCTGCCTTGATTTTATCAGACGTGGAGATCAACACTATTTGGTCAGTGGCTCTACGGATTGCACTGCCAAG ATCTGGGACTTACAGAAAAGGGAGTGCATTTGTACGCTGCCAGCTATGTCTCCAGTTCTTTGTGTCTTTGCCCATCCGAACCTTCCACTTCTAATTACAGGAACAAATCATGGTATCATTCATGTGTGGAGCACCACTGATTTCAG GCTCATGAGAACCATTAACTTAGGCGGTGGTGGACATGTTGTCGGTCTCGCATGTTTGATGGGCTCACAGAG GATTGTGATTGGGCAAGAGAAGGCAATATCTATCATGGATATATGTGACGATGATGGGTTGCGACCCATGCTGGTGACTCCCCGGAGGCAGCATGCTGAAAACGAGCTTACTCAAGCTAAAGCAGAGCACCGCGAAACGGAGGAGCATGGCCAAACAAAGGAGATGCGACTCGCGTGCCGTGCCTGGGTGCTAGCGCGGCGAGTTGAAGGGGGGCATTGA
- the LOC123170414 gene encoding uncharacterized protein isoform X2: MDHQGCITEIELENMLFDEDLEPIALPYSLLKKITDDFSDKLEVGRGGFAVVYKAILDNGVVAVKRLSNTYMYEEKFQGEIECLMKAKHKNIVRFLGYCSDTQGNMESYNGKWVMADVQQRLLCFEYLPKGSLDGHITDLFGEIEWRKRYNIIKGVCEGLNYLHQKNIMHLDLKPGNILLDEDMMPKITDFGLSRCFEEDQTRVITKNVAGTMGYLAPECYCGEKIAITHKFDLYSLGVIIIEILTGKKGYQIAIENWEQLRVCARIGIECTDLDPGKRPASMKHIVDALAQTECSTHLSPAGGESELLLLQQFTLCFPFEPNKVITCPLQLTNNTDKHVAFRLTDKSMESSFIRLPLYGIVPPNTPFTLIITTQEKEELPQKYIIDVILHNATLILEDDEYINTFQSQPDNFFREMGNAVQEVKLKALYTLPRHITPSLSKLISPTIKIILQMKSHNKYDEHMYALDTNQARQWIIIGDSNGYVGFWDYHAQRKIDSLKVSATHAITCVKFIEREHWIVAGTEYGDIQVYDYEKKKMITSFRVGGGGPGELLSMAVHPNKPYLLSAGWQLKLWDWDKDWECVHTFGDNFHSAYQVAVNPNNTIATASVDLEGDTVKIWSLDSPKSNYALSGHSGRVTCLDYFTCHDQEFLVTGSDDQTAKIWYLQKKICVYTLEAFISPVMSVLYHTNLQTLIIGSEDGAIYLWSTANCSLLAEKRPHRISIRPPRLTRIINIGCVGAVYHLACAMGSVAIAKGNTVAIMDINNVDYQEQSTYCNKQPLGADTRQHAEDRASKQEVSGSINMLPILDIHPLELCFPYHPNEPISCSLELRNNTDENVAFRLVDKSGKSPWCFTKLPLYGIVPRRSTCNLIVTTKEEMKLKEKKDFNLVIQSSLLRDKYTMVFQNHSECDLFFEEAKEFGNMVHEVILKAVYLRYEETPSKEHNISVKYNPDDLRSIDAHQTEPWILTGHRSGYARLWNHEYLMDSFKVSGDEVSIVKFIARKKWIVVVTAYYLHVYDYACVTKIEKIQRVGPTGYSTDSPILAVHPTLPSVLSMFYTNIVVLDIDLGWKRTQKISIHDDVKRGGKKEHVKTALSFNPGDHNRFVVGFKRGEVQVWRLDSLRDPEYSLLGHYGNVTCLDFIRRGDQHYLVSGSTDCTAKIWDLQKRECICTLPAMSPVLCVFAHPNLPLLITGTNHGIIHVWSTTDFRLMRTINLGGGGHVVGLACLMGSQRIVIGQEKAISIMDICDDDGLRPMLVTPRRQHAENELTQAKAEHRETEEHGQTKEMRLACRAWVLARRVEGGH, translated from the exons ATGGATCACCAAGGTTGTATAACAGAAATTGAGCTGGAAAACATGTTGTTCGATGAAGATTTAGAGCCCATCGCCCTGCCATACTCACTTTTGAAGAAAATCACAGATGATTTTTCTGATAAGTTGGAAGTTGGAAGAGGTGGCTTCGCGGTGGTTTATAAG GCAATACTTGATAATGGTGTTGTTGCCGTAAAGAGACTGTCCAATACGTACATGTACGAGGAAAAATTTCAAGGAGAGATTGAGTGTCTCATGAAGGCGAAGCACAAGAATATTGTACGATTTCTAGGATATTGTTCTGACACACAAGGAAATATGGAAAGCTACAATGGGAAATGGGTTATGGCAGATGTACAACAAAGATTGCTCTGCTTTGAATATCTGCCTAAAGGAAGTCTTGATGGTCATATAACTG ATTTATTTGGAGAAATTGAATGGAGAAAGCGCTACAATATAATAAAGGGGGTATGTGAGGGGTTAAATTATCTTCACCAAAAAAATATTATGCACTTAGACTTGAAACCCGGAAATATATTGTTGGATGAGGATATGATGCCGAAAATTACTGACTTCGGACTATCAAGGTGTTTTGAGGAAGACCAAACACGGGTCATTACTAAAAATGTGGCTGGAACTAT GGGATATTTGGCACCAGAATGCTATTGCGGTGAAAAAATTGCAATCACACACAAGTTTGACTTGTATAGTCTTGGTGTTATAATTATAGAGATATTGACTGGAAAGAAGGGATATCAGATTGCTATTGAGAAT TGGGAACAATTACGAGTATGTGCTAGGATTGGGATAGAGTGCACAGATCTCGATCCAGGGAAGAGACCAGCTAGTATGAAGCACATAGTTGATGCGCTCGCGCAAACAGAATGCAGTACGCATTTAAGCCCTGCAGGTGGGGAAAGTGAGCTTCTTCTCCTTCAACAGTTCACATTGTGCTTCCCCTTTGAGCCCAACAAGGTTATCACATGCCCCCTGCAACTAACAAACAACACAGATAAACATGTTGCATTTAGGCTTACGGACAAGAGCATGGAGTCCTCCTTCATAAGGCTGCCGTTGTATGGCATTGTCCCACCTAACACCCCTTTCACTCTCATCATTACAACCCAAGAGAAAGAAGAGCTACCACAAAAGTATATCATAGATGTGATCCTCCACAATGCTACATTGATATTGGAGGATGATGAGTATATAAACACTTTCCAAAGCCAGCCAGACAATTTTTTCCGTGAGATGGGGAATGCAGTGCAGGAGGTGAAGCTAAAAGCACTTTATACTCTGCCACGACACATCACACCATCGTTATCTAAG CTAATCTCTCCCACAATCAAG ATAATCTTACAAATGAAAAGTCACAACAAATATGACGAACACATGTATGCCTTGGACACGAACCAGGCCAGACAATG GATAATAATCGGAGATAGCAATGGATATGTTGGCTTTTGGGACTATCATGCACAG AGAAAAATAGATTCGCTTAAAGTCTCAGCAACACACG CAATTACGTGTGTTAAATTTATTGAAAGAGAGCACTGGATTGTTGCTGGGACAGAGTATGGTGACATCCAAGTGTACGACTATGAAAAAAAGAAGATGATCACAAGTTTCAGAGTTGGTGGCGGTGGACCAGGAGAACTCCTGTCAATGGCCGTTCATCCAAACAAGCCGTATTTGCTGTCTGCGGGTTGGCAGCTGAAACTTTGGGACTGGGACAAAGATTGGGAGTGTGTACACACATTTGGAGATAACTTCCATTCAGCATACCAAGTTGCAGTTAACCCAAATAACACCATTGCTACTGCTTCAGTAGATTTAGAGGGAGACACTGTGAAG ATTTGGAGTCTTGATTCTCCCAAATCCAACTATGCTTTGTCTGGGCATTCGGGTAGAGTGACCTGCTTGGATTACTTCACATGCCATGATCAAGAATTTTTGGTTACAGGCTCTGATGATCAGACTGCCAAG ATATGGTATTTGCAGAAGAAGATATGTGTGTATACGCTTGAAGCTTTCATATCTCCAGTTATGTCTGTCCTGTACCATACCAATCTTCAGACTTTAATTATAGGCTCAGAAGATGGTGCTATTTATTTGTGGAGTACCGCAAATTGCAG TCTACTTGCTGAAAAAAGACCCCATAGGATATCTATACGCCCCCCGAGGCTTACAAGAATCATCAATATTGGTTGTGTTGGAGCTGTCTACCATCTCGCATGTGCTATGGGAAG CGTTGCAATCGCAAAAGGAAACACCGTAGCAATTATGGATATCAATAATGTGGATTATCAAGAGCAATCAACATATTGCAATAAGCAGCCGTTAGGTGCCGATACGAGACAACATGCTGAAGACAGAGCGTCTAAG CAGGAAGTTTCAGGGTCCATCAACATGCTACCTATACTTGACATCCACCCGCTGGAACTCTGTTTCCCCTATCATCCGAATGAGCCCATCTCATGCTCACTGGAACTAAGAAACAACACCGATGAAAATGTGGCATTTAGACTTGTAGACAAGAGCGGAAAGTCTCCATGGTGCTTCACAAAGCTACCATTGTACGGTATTGTGCCTCGCAGATCCACATGCAATTTGATTGTGACAACGAAAGAGGAGATGAAGCTAAAGGAAAAGAAAGACTTCAATCTCGTTATTCAGAGCAGTTTACTGAGAGATAAGTACACCATGGTATTCCAAAACCATTCTGAGTGTGATCTTTTCTTCGAGGAAGCCAAAGAGTTTGGGAATATGGTACATGAGGTAATACTGAAAGCTGTTTATCTGCGGTATGAAGAGACCCCATCTAAG GAGCATAATATATCGGTGAAGTATAATCCTGACGATTTGCGATCCATAGATGCACACCAAACAGAGCCTTG GATTTTAACAGGTCATAGAAGTGGATATGCCCGTCTATGGAACCATGAG TACCTGATGGATTCGTTTAAAGTCTCGGGCGATGAAG TAAGCATCGTCAAGTTTATTGCAAGAAAGAAATGGATTGTAGTTGTGACGGCATATTACCTGCATGTGTACGACTATGCGTGTGTAACCAAAATAGAAAAGATTCAGCGAGTGGGACCTACTGGTTACTCGACCGACAGTCCAATACTAGCAGTTCATCCAACTCTCCCATCTGTGTTGTCAATGTTCTATACAAATATAGTGGTTTTAGACATAGACCTGGGCTGGAAGAGGACACAAAAGATTTCGATTCACGATGAT GTGAAAAGAGGAGGTAAGAAGGAGCATGTTAAGACTGCTCTCTCATTTAACCCAGGGGACCACAACCGGTTCGTAGTTGGGTTTAAACGTGGCGAAGTACAG GTTTGGAGACTTGATTCTCTTCGTGACCCTGAATATTCTTTGCTTGGGCATTATGGTAATGTGACCTGCCTTGATTTTATCAGACGTGGAGATCAACACTATTTGGTCAGTGGCTCTACGGATTGCACTGCCAAG ATCTGGGACTTACAGAAAAGGGAGTGCATTTGTACGCTGCCAGCTATGTCTCCAGTTCTTTGTGTCTTTGCCCATCCGAACCTTCCACTTCTAATTACAGGAACAAATCATGGTATCATTCATGTGTGGAGCACCACTGATTTCAG GCTCATGAGAACCATTAACTTAGGCGGTGGTGGACATGTTGTCGGTCTCGCATGTTTGATGGGCTCACAGAG GATTGTGATTGGGCAAGAGAAGGCAATATCTATCATGGATATATGTGACGATGATGGGTTGCGACCCATGCTGGTGACTCCCCGGAGGCAGCATGCTGAAAACGAGCTTACTCAAGCTAAAGCAGAGCACCGCGAAACGGAGGAGCATGGCCAAACAAAGGAGATGCGACTCGCGTGCCGTGCCTGGGTGCTAGCGCGGCGAGTTGAAGGGGGGCATTGA